In Bacteroidales bacterium, the DNA window AAGTTTGGTAATTGTATTTGCAGCAATTCCATTTTCAAGATGTGAAGTTTCATTATCACAATTATCGAAAACCGCTTCCACAGCCTGTGTACAAACATTATCAAGTGCAGGAAAAGCATCACTGTCATATGGAACAATTGCTTTTAGCCATATCAGTCCATCAGGCATTACATAATGTTTACTGATAGCATTGGAATTCAAATTAAATTTTATTATTCCCGAACCGGAGAATCTTTGAGTTGAATCCTGCAACAGGTCGCTGTTCTCGAACTTTATCCATGTATCATTATAAAGATAATACCACTTGGGTTTATTATCGTCGGTAATGGTTTTATCAAAATTCCCGGAATTATTTTCCATGCGGAAATACAAACTTACTGTTTCGGCGCTTTGAATATTGCCAAGCCCAATGAGTAACTGCCCTTCATCGTCAAATGCTGGAACCAGCGATTCGGGGTTAGTTAATTTTTCATTTCCGAAAGGATGAATTTGAAATACCTGGTTTTCGCAGTAATCAATTTTTGCTGATGATGTATATTCAATATTCAGACTATTGAACTCAGGAGTATAAGGCTGTTCGGGAATTGCATAATTGCTTACAAATTTCCCTTCCATGTTTAACAAAGCCACAGCAAATAATTTTGAAAATTTACTATGACCGAAATCATAACCCAGTTCAATTTTTATAAATCCCGATTTAATGCTATGGTCAAATGAAACCGGTGTATCGTATGAAAACGCACCCGAAAGTTGCTCGTCTAAACTTTCTGTTTTAAAAACATTATGATTGTCTTTTCGCTGCAACATCATATCCCGCGAAGGGTCATAACGGACATCCGTAGCATAATCATTGCCTTTATTCAATTTTAAAGGTTTCCATTTTCCATTATCGAGAATAGAGACTTTACCGGGAGGATGACCGGGAGTAAAATCATCGAATTGATGTATATTGAAATATTTTTTCCTGTCTTCTATACTACCCGGGAAAAGTGAAGCAAGTGCATCGTTATATGTGTGATAATGTTTATCAATACGTCCGGGCAGACCTTTCCAGCTTAATGCAATATTAAATGAACGCAGGTATTTATTAAAAATATCATTGCTCCCGATATATAAAACCGATTTGTTTTTTACCGGCTGTGTGCCGAAAGGCAGGAATGGCTTGGTATTATCAACCACTCCCAAATCGTTTTGCATCAACAGGTTTTTTGCTCCGCTTACCTGGACAATAATATTTTTTATTTTTTCGGAAGTTATCGAATTAAAAGTATGATATGAATCATTTATATATGCTGCTTCATTTTTTAGAGTAAACCGAATTACAGGATGAGTCGTATTCAGTCCTGCCAAATGCACGTCTTCGCTGTATGGTAACACTGCAGGCAAACCTGTACCAATCTTTATTAAAAGGTAAAAAGGACTATTTTTTTCATCGGTATAATTATCATTAGCTTCCAGCTTTGCTTCGGTCCATCCTTTTTCAGATGTGTATTCAACAGTCAATCCTTCCGTATTGATTGAACTGACATTATTGAATTCTACTGTTATCCTTCGTTTTCCTTCTTTAAGGTTTAATACAGGTGAAGCGATTGCAAAACCAATATTTGCTTTTGTGTTTTGATTTGCATCGGAACCAAATGGCAGCCATCCTGCTGCAATTCCGTTTTCAATTACAGCGTTGTCAGTAGGCGCATCTGTTGAAGCATATATACCTAAAATTTTTGATGCGGAATTTTTCTTAACATAAATACTTTTCAATGATTCAACCTTTGCTTTGTTAACGACTAAATCATTTTCGGTTTTATAATAAAGTGTTTTCCCGTTTGCATCTTTGCCAGCAATTAAATCTGTTCCGGCAGAAACCATTACCTGTCCGGAATTTTTTTCTGTTTCAAAAATTACTGCAACTTTATCGGCTTCTTCATCACGAAGCTTGAGTTGTAAAATATTCTGGTAATAAAAATTTAAATGTTTTTCGGTTAATGTATTCAGGTTTTCCTGGGCAATATTGAATATTCGTAAAAATGCCAGAAACAAAGCAAGATGTGGTGATGTAGATGCTTTTGTCTCTAATTCTTCAATGGTAGTGAATTTAACTTTCTTCGTGGTGTAATCATAAATTTCTTCAAAAAAGTTTTGCCAGTTACCGTCTTCAATATTCAGGTCGTTACAGTATTTAACATACTTTGCATATTCGGCTGATTGCTTTACCAAATCGGTAAGCGAGCGTTCATCCAGTTTGATGTAATCGCTTTTCAAAGCATCGGGAAAACGCTCGGACTGATATGTTCCTTCTCTTTTTAAAGGATGTGGTATCTTGATACCATTGCTCATATTATGTGTTTTCTATTATTTAATTTAATTTTATTTAGTGCCTGAAGTTTATAAAGTTATTTGATTATTGAGTTATTTGTTTTCGTTTTTCACTTTTAATTTTTCACTCTTAACTTTATTTTTTTCTAAGTACTATTTTTATTTCACTAACGTTCCTTCTTCCAGATAAAATGGATAAACCAAATTATGTCTTGTATTTGTAGCCCTTATAGTGTATTTCACTTCAATTAAAATATTGCCTTCTTCTGCTAGTGCCGATAAAATAACGTCATCCGGTTTTACGCGGGGTTCATAATAAAAAATAGAAGTAAATACCAGGTCTTTGATATACGTTTTCAAAGCTGTATCAATAGGTTCAAAAAGAAGCACATCTAAATTACAGCCGTATTT includes these proteins:
- a CDS encoding baseplate J/gp47 family protein — encoded protein: MSNGIKIPHPLKREGTYQSERFPDALKSDYIKLDERSLTDLVKQSAEYAKYVKYCNDLNIEDGNWQNFFEEIYDYTTKKVKFTTIEELETKASTSPHLALFLAFLRIFNIAQENLNTLTEKHLNFYYQNILQLKLRDEEADKVAVIFETEKNSGQVMVSAGTDLIAGKDANGKTLYYKTENDLVVNKAKVESLKSIYVKKNSASKILGIYASTDAPTDNAVIENGIAAGWLPFGSDANQNTKANIGFAIASPVLNLKEGKRRITVEFNNVSSINTEGLTVEYTSEKGWTEAKLEANDNYTDEKNSPFYLLIKIGTGLPAVLPYSEDVHLAGLNTTHPVIRFTLKNEAAYINDSYHTFNSITSEKIKNIIVQVSGAKNLLMQNDLGVVDNTKPFLPFGTQPVKNKSVLYIGSNDIFNKYLRSFNIALSWKGLPGRIDKHYHTYNDALASLFPGSIEDRKKYFNIHQFDDFTPGHPPGKVSILDNGKWKPLKLNKGNDYATDVRYDPSRDMMLQRKDNHNVFKTESLDEQLSGAFSYDTPVSFDHSIKSGFIKIELGYDFGHSKFSKLFAVALLNMEGKFVSNYAIPEQPYTPEFNSLNIEYTSSAKIDYCENQVFQIHPFGNEKLTNPESLVPAFDDEGQLLIGLGNIQSAETVSLYFRMENNSGNFDKTITDDNKPKWYYLYNDTWIKFENSDLLQDSTQRFSGSGIIKFNLNSNAISKHYVMPDGLIWLKAIVPYDSDAFPALDNVCTQAVEAVFDNCDNETSHLENGIAANTITKLDKKITGIKKVSQPYNSYGGRAKEINENFYTRISERLRHKDRSWNIWDYERLILEYFPSILKVKCIPHTDTEFEYSPGNVYIILLPDTTKINQKNPLQPRVSKSLIEEVKTFLSAYVSPFVTINVNSPEYERLTIKCDVKLASGYDDKTYYANQLNEDIKSFIAPWMNNSEKVPSFGGTIYKSQIINFIEERPYIDYISTFEVKNNSVECSEAISGSKENIILTSSENHKISTEGIC
- a CDS encoding GPW/gp25 family protein; the protein is MDEINSFLGTGWSFPPQFSKTEKTVKTISDEEDIKNSLEVLLATRVGERLMQPKYGCNLDVLLFEPIDTALKTYIKDLVFTSIFYYEPRVKPDDVILSALAEEGNILIEVKYTIRATNTRHNLVYPFYLEEGTLVK